One stretch of Fictibacillus sp. b24 DNA includes these proteins:
- the yidC gene encoding membrane protein insertase YidC has protein sequence MKKYVSILTVLMAIFLLSGCSNTAPITADSTGVWNHFVIYPFSQLIQYVAYMFNDSYGLAIVFLTIVIRFLILPLTLKQTKNQEKMKKIQPEIKQLREKYTGKDRESQLKLQNELMTVYKKHEVNPLSMGCLPLLIQMPILMAFYYAIIKTKEIALHNFLWFNLGTADPLHLLPVLAALTTLVQYKLSTAELAAENPQMKMMGYIMPIIILSSAWKLAAVLPLYWMVGNVFLTIQTVILKRIKKKTASTSS, from the coding sequence TTGAAAAAGTATGTATCCATTCTTACAGTACTAATGGCTATTTTCCTGTTATCCGGATGCAGCAATACCGCACCGATCACAGCAGATAGCACAGGTGTCTGGAACCATTTTGTCATCTATCCCTTTTCACAGCTCATTCAATATGTTGCCTATATGTTTAACGATAGCTATGGACTTGCGATCGTATTCTTAACCATCGTTATTCGATTCTTGATTTTGCCTTTAACGTTAAAACAAACGAAAAATCAGGAAAAAATGAAAAAGATTCAGCCGGAAATCAAACAGCTTCGTGAAAAATACACCGGCAAAGATCGGGAGTCTCAGCTGAAATTACAAAACGAACTCATGACAGTTTATAAAAAGCACGAGGTAAATCCATTATCAATGGGATGTCTGCCTCTTTTGATCCAAATGCCTATCTTGATGGCCTTTTATTATGCGATCATCAAAACGAAAGAAATTGCATTGCACAACTTTCTTTGGTTTAACTTAGGCACAGCTGATCCTCTTCATCTGCTACCGGTATTAGCGGCACTCACAACGCTCGTACAATATAAATTGAGTACGGCTGAGCTAGCAGCTGAAAACCCGCAAATGAAAATGATGGGTTACATTATGCCAATTATCATCCTTTCTTCTGCCTGGAAACTGGCAGCGGTATTGCCATTATACTGGATGGTGGGCAATGTGTTTTTGACGATTCAAACCGTCATTTTAAAAAGAATAAAGAAAAAGACAGCATCCACTAGCTCATAA
- a CDS encoding MoeB/ThiF family adenylyltransferase yields the protein MNDRYSRQELFSPIGKEGQEKIRQKNVLIVGAGALGAGSAESLTRAGVKRIVLVDRDYVDWTNLQRQQLYTENDAKQQLPKVIAAKNRLNQINSDVEIQGHVMDMGIEEAEELIEGIDLIIDATDNFETRLLINDLSQKYQVPWIYGACVGSYGITYTILPGQGPCLNCFLNKIPAYNQTCDTVGIIAPAVQMVTAYQTAEALKILVEDFQAVRRKIVTFDLWENQHVQLGMDKAKKEDCPSCGTNPTYPHLEKSSALKTAVLCGRDTVQIRPSYNREIDLKEMEQRLSAHGEVRRNPYLLELQSNSRRLVLFKDGRALVHGTKDTAEAKSLYHRLLG from the coding sequence GTGAACGACAGATATTCGAGGCAGGAATTATTTAGCCCGATCGGTAAAGAGGGGCAAGAAAAAATCAGGCAAAAGAACGTGCTGATTGTTGGGGCAGGAGCCCTTGGCGCAGGGAGTGCGGAATCACTCACACGAGCGGGTGTAAAACGGATTGTCCTCGTCGACCGAGATTATGTGGATTGGACGAACCTTCAGCGCCAGCAGCTTTATACGGAGAATGATGCAAAACAACAGCTTCCAAAAGTCATTGCCGCTAAAAACCGGTTAAACCAAATCAATTCCGACGTAGAAATTCAGGGACATGTGATGGATATGGGGATTGAAGAAGCGGAAGAGCTGATCGAGGGGATCGACCTCATTATAGATGCGACGGACAACTTTGAAACACGATTACTCATCAACGACCTGTCGCAAAAATATCAGGTGCCTTGGATCTATGGGGCGTGTGTTGGGAGCTACGGAATCACCTACACCATCCTCCCCGGACAAGGACCTTGTCTGAACTGTTTTTTAAACAAAATACCAGCGTACAACCAAACGTGTGACACAGTGGGAATCATAGCACCGGCTGTTCAGATGGTTACAGCTTATCAAACAGCAGAAGCATTAAAAATTTTAGTTGAGGATTTTCAGGCCGTCCGGCGTAAAATCGTAACGTTTGATCTCTGGGAGAACCAGCACGTACAGCTCGGAATGGATAAGGCGAAAAAAGAGGATTGTCCATCATGCGGAACGAATCCGACGTATCCACATTTAGAAAAAAGCTCAGCGTTAAAAACGGCCGTATTATGCGGACGTGACACCGTTCAAATTCGTCCATCTTACAACCGCGAGATCGATTTAAAAGAGATGGAACAAAGACTCTCAGCACATGGAGAAGTTCGCCGAAATCCGTATTTACTGGAATTGCAGAGCAATAGCCGGCGACTTGTACTTTTTAAAGACGGACGAGCGCTCGTTCATGGAACGAAGGATACGGCAGAAGCGAAGTCCCTTTATCACAGACTTTTAGGGTGA
- a CDS encoding DMT family transporter, producing MKPYRTYIILFSVMVVWGLNVTATKILVTNFMPVTITGIRVLTAGLTVFLLLSLIKKVRMLTKKEFWYVFLASIFNVVAHHYFLSIGLTETTATNGGLIMGMSPLLTTILAISFLGTPLTLLKTIGLLLGFSGVAFIVLEGSQVTGISFGDGYILLSVLTQAVSFILIKRVAHTLDPRLMTGYMMVIGSLFLIVIGLIEEPQGFAGVIENSTVSLWLIYFASACIATAMGHMLYNEAIGKIGASEASIFINLNPFFALVGAVLFLNEKILFQHILGFFLIITGVLLGSGAVEEIRNRRLRKKSAA from the coding sequence TGTGATGGTGGTGTGGGGGCTAAATGTAACGGCGACGAAAATTCTCGTTACGAACTTCATGCCTGTTACGATCACAGGAATTCGTGTTCTAACCGCTGGCTTAACGGTATTTTTGCTTCTCTCTCTTATTAAAAAGGTTCGAATGCTAACAAAAAAAGAGTTTTGGTATGTTTTTTTAGCTTCGATCTTTAATGTTGTGGCGCATCATTATTTTCTGTCGATCGGCCTAACCGAAACGACAGCCACAAACGGCGGTTTGATTATGGGAATGTCGCCGCTTCTGACGACCATCCTTGCCATCTCGTTCCTAGGTACACCATTAACACTGCTTAAGACAATCGGACTTTTACTAGGATTTTCTGGAGTTGCCTTCATCGTGTTAGAAGGCAGCCAAGTGACAGGCATCTCGTTCGGTGACGGTTACATCCTTTTATCTGTTCTTACGCAAGCCGTTAGTTTTATTCTAATAAAAAGAGTCGCACACACGCTGGATCCCCGCTTGATGACTGGGTACATGATGGTGATCGGCTCGCTGTTCTTGATCGTGATTGGGTTGATCGAGGAGCCTCAAGGATTTGCAGGAGTGATTGAGAATTCAACGGTATCATTATGGCTGATCTATTTCGCTTCCGCCTGTATTGCTACAGCGATGGGCCACATGCTTTATAACGAAGCGATCGGTAAAATTGGAGCTTCAGAAGCGTCGATCTTCATTAACTTGAACCCGTTCTTTGCTTTAGTCGGCGCCGTTTTGTTTTTGAACGAGAAAATTTTGTTTCAGCATATACTTGGATTTTTCCTTATTATCACAGGAGTTCTGTTAGGATCTGGTGCGGTTGAGGAGATTCGAAACAGACGACTACGTAAAAAAAGTGCTGCATAA
- a CDS encoding YjiH family protein, whose amino-acid sequence MKKAADSWSHSLKFLFFSAVGIFMFFVPITVKGKSSIPLDHLVTWVRDTAGEAVPIYALLVILLGAVYPFYTKTWNKDRVTTTFSLLKVVGLIAAVLLYFEWGPSWLSDPNMGPFLFEKLVVPVGLLVPLGAVFLAFIVGYGLMEFIGVLVQKIMRPIWKTPGRSAVDAVASFVGSYSIGLLITNRVFKEGKYTVKEAAIIATGFSTVSATFMIVVANTLGLMEMWNTYFWTTLVVTFLVTAITVRIRPLSRMDDSYVGGEGHPEEVASEKYLQTAWRSAMDSSQNAPSFLNNIWSNLKDGFVMAMSILPSIMSVGLIGLLLAEYTPVFDWIGYVFYPITWALQLPDAMLAAKAASIGVAEMFLPALLVTEAALVTKFVIGVVSVASILFFSASIPCVLSTEIPISVPKLLWIWFQRTVLALILATPIAYLLL is encoded by the coding sequence ATGAAAAAAGCTGCAGATTCCTGGTCTCATTCTTTGAAGTTTCTTTTTTTCAGTGCAGTCGGCATTTTCATGTTCTTCGTTCCAATCACGGTAAAAGGAAAGTCTTCCATTCCGCTCGATCACCTCGTCACGTGGGTGAGAGATACAGCGGGTGAGGCTGTCCCGATTTATGCGCTGCTCGTTATTCTTCTTGGTGCAGTTTATCCGTTCTACACAAAAACGTGGAACAAAGACCGGGTCACAACCACTTTCTCTTTATTAAAAGTCGTGGGTCTGATCGCGGCAGTCCTTCTTTATTTTGAATGGGGTCCGAGCTGGTTAAGCGATCCGAACATGGGGCCATTTTTATTTGAAAAACTAGTCGTTCCCGTAGGCCTGCTCGTTCCGCTTGGGGCAGTATTCCTTGCCTTTATCGTGGGTTATGGTCTGATGGAATTTATCGGTGTCCTCGTACAAAAAATCATGCGCCCGATCTGGAAGACGCCAGGCCGATCAGCTGTTGATGCCGTTGCCTCGTTTGTTGGCAGCTATTCAATCGGCTTACTCATTACGAACCGCGTGTTTAAAGAAGGGAAGTATACTGTAAAAGAAGCTGCTATTATTGCAACAGGCTTCTCGACCGTTTCCGCCACGTTCATGATCGTTGTGGCGAACACGCTTGGGCTGATGGAGATGTGGAACACGTACTTCTGGACGACGCTCGTTGTAACGTTCTTAGTAACAGCGATTACCGTTCGAATCCGTCCATTAAGCAGAATGGATGATTCATATGTTGGCGGTGAGGGGCATCCTGAAGAAGTCGCAAGCGAGAAATATTTGCAAACCGCGTGGAGAAGTGCGATGGATTCATCACAAAACGCTCCATCGTTTTTGAACAATATCTGGTCGAATCTAAAAGATGGTTTCGTGATGGCAATGAGTATTCTGCCTTCCATCATGAGCGTCGGTCTGATCGGATTGCTGCTCGCTGAATACACGCCAGTATTTGACTGGATCGGCTACGTGTTCTATCCGATTACATGGGCGCTTCAGCTTCCAGATGCCATGCTTGCAGCAAAAGCAGCCTCAATCGGTGTAGCTGAAATGTTCCTCCCAGCCCTATTGGTAACAGAAGCCGCACTCGTAACAAAATTTGTAATCGGCGTCGTATCTGTAGCATCCATCCTGTTCTTTTCCGCAAGCATTCCATGTGTGTTATCAACGGAAATTCCAATCAGTGTGCCAAAACTTCTATGGATTTGGTTTCAGCGCACGGTGTTAGCACTGATTTTAGCCACTCCGATCGCGTATTTGTTGCTATAG